The DNA window CGTTCGAGCAGGGCAACCGGAGCAATCCGACAGATCCGACGCGCACACGTAAGCTGTTGATGCATAAAGAGCAGATTCATAAGCTGCTGGGTCAATCCAAGCAGGACGGTTTCTCTATTGTTCCGCTGAAGATTTACATCCGCAACGGCTATGCCAAGCTCCTGCTGGGCCTGGGCCGCGGTAAGAAGCAGTATGACAAGCGTGAAACGGCTGCCAAGCGTGATGCACAGCGTGACATCCAG is part of the Paenibacillus sp. J23TS9 genome and encodes:
- the smpB gene encoding SsrA-binding protein SmpB: MGGKKSDGKVLAQNKKASHDYFIEDTYEAGMVLTGTEIKSIRNGKANIGDAFATIRNGEIHIHNMHISPFEQGNRSNPTDPTRTRKLLMHKEQIHKLLGQSKQDGFSIVPLKIYIRNGYAKLLLGLGRGKKQYDKRETAAKRDAQRDIQRALREKQKIAR